From the Clostridium putrefaciens genome, one window contains:
- a CDS encoding V-type ATP synthase subunit I, which translates to MNKFTLLAFESQKKQLLEELQRFEGVQFINLQDQETLDKHQELKGLRKDELGVDFSEYESTLLKIKFSLDFLKPYMEKESTLKSFLNGKKTLNYKDLEESIKTNNWQEVYENLKEKERKLNALGNERTKLETEISTLSLWKKFDAPFIDLKNLKYVSTFIGTFATQYELDLIKEFNEVLKNGYIEIVNKDVQDTYMYALVPKEDEDKAREILKNYGFNSFALVHDSTPKILIDDYRAKVVELNKEEENIKLELKKLNYDFENLEEAYDYYNNIALRLKTSENFLRTENIVTIYGWNIVDTNEDLKDSISRAIGEDYYLNFSEVLKEDIEDVPIKLKNNKFSEAFESIVEMYSLPLYSEIDPTPILSVFYFIFFGMMLSDGGYGLVIVIAALLGMKFSKDKSKKKTFKFFLFAGISTIVWGAVYGGWFGDLFTEYFGIKIPFLLDPPNSIIEIFALSLGFGIIHIFIGLGIKAYMLIRDHKVKDAIYDVLSWYVTIIGSIMMIAGRGGSIGKWMLIGGLITLLLTQGRSAPTLGGKIGGGVYGVYGITGYLGDIVSYSRLLALGLATGFIANALNLIVSLFPKPFIYVLAPILFVALHLFNLLINALGSYVHAARLQYLEFFNKFYEGGGKKFTPYKLSEEYIKITK; encoded by the coding sequence ATGAATAAATTTACTCTACTAGCCTTTGAATCACAAAAAAAACAGCTTTTAGAAGAATTACAACGCTTTGAGGGAGTGCAGTTTATTAATCTACAAGATCAAGAAACATTAGATAAACATCAAGAACTAAAAGGACTTAGAAAAGATGAACTTGGTGTAGACTTTAGTGAATATGAAAGCACCCTTTTAAAGATAAAGTTTTCTTTAGATTTTTTAAAGCCATATATGGAAAAGGAGTCAACTTTAAAATCATTTTTAAATGGAAAGAAGACTCTAAACTATAAGGACCTAGAAGAAAGTATAAAGACAAACAATTGGCAAGAGGTTTATGAAAATCTAAAAGAAAAAGAAAGAAAGCTAAATGCTTTAGGTAATGAAAGGACCAAATTAGAGACTGAAATTAGTACTTTATCATTATGGAAGAAATTTGATGCTCCTTTTATAGATCTGAAAAACTTAAAGTATGTGTCCACGTTTATTGGAACCTTTGCAACTCAGTATGAGTTAGACCTTATTAAGGAATTTAATGAAGTTTTAAAAAATGGCTACATAGAAATTGTTAATAAGGATGTACAAGATACTTATATGTATGCATTAGTTCCTAAAGAGGATGAAGATAAGGCTCGTGAGATATTAAAAAATTATGGTTTTAATTCTTTCGCTTTAGTACATGATAGTACACCTAAAATTCTTATAGATGATTATAGGGCAAAGGTTGTTGAACTAAACAAAGAAGAAGAAAATATAAAATTAGAACTCAAAAAGTTAAATTATGATTTCGAAAATTTGGAAGAAGCCTATGATTATTACAATAATATAGCATTAAGGCTTAAAACTTCAGAAAACTTCCTTAGGACAGAAAATATAGTAACCATTTATGGATGGAATATTGTAGATACTAATGAAGATCTAAAAGATAGTATTTCAAGAGCAATTGGAGAAGATTATTATCTTAATTTTAGTGAAGTCCTAAAAGAAGATATTGAAGATGTACCTATAAAGCTTAAAAATAATAAGTTCAGTGAAGCTTTTGAGAGTATAGTAGAGATGTATAGTCTACCTTTGTATAGTGAAATAGACCCTACGCCAATACTTTCAGTATTTTATTTCATATTCTTTGGAATGATGCTTTCTGATGGAGGATATGGATTAGTAATAGTAATAGCTGCACTACTCGGAATGAAGTTTTCTAAAGACAAAAGTAAGAAGAAGACATTTAAGTTCTTCCTTTTTGCTGGTATATCAACTATCGTGTGGGGAGCCGTATATGGAGGCTGGTTTGGTGATTTATTTACAGAATACTTTGGAATAAAGATTCCATTCTTATTAGACCCACCAAATAGCATAATAGAAATCTTTGCTTTATCATTAGGCTTTGGTATTATCCACATATTTATTGGACTTGGTATAAAAGCTTATATGTTAATAAGAGACCATAAGGTAAAAGATGCAATTTATGATGTTTTAAGTTGGTATGTAACAATAATAGGTTCTATAATGATGATAGCTGGAAGAGGTGGATCCATTGGTAAATGGATGCTAATAGGAGGCTTAATCACTTTACTTTTAACTCAAGGACGATCTGCTCCAACTCTTGGAGGTAAAATTGGAGGAGGAGTATATGGGGTTTACGGTATAACAGGTTATCTTGGAGATATAGTTTCATATTCACGTCTTCTTGCTTTAGGCCTTGCTACTGGATTTATAGCTAATGCATTAAATCTTATAGTAAGCTTATTTCCAAAACCTTTTATATATGTATTAGCTCCAATACTTTTTGTTGCATTGCATTTATTTAACTTACTTATAAATGCATTAGGATCATATGTTCATGCAGCAAGATTACAATACCTTGAATTCTTTAATAAGTTCTATGAAGGTGGGGGTAAAAAATTTACTCCGTATAAACTTTCAGAAGAATATATAAAAATCACAAAATAG
- a CDS encoding ATPase, which translates to MALNVLKDIKEAEEKAESEVKAAQLQSKELLKNAQLQAQGMHDDIINKAKEEAKSIMNHAIKEGEDESVPILKVGKEQKNQILDSSKDVFDHAVKIVIERIVSVSGNS; encoded by the coding sequence TTGGCATTAAATGTACTTAAAGATATAAAAGAGGCTGAAGAAAAGGCTGAAAGTGAAGTAAAGGCTGCACAGCTTCAAAGTAAAGAGCTATTAAAAAATGCACAATTACAAGCACAAGGAATGCATGATGATATAATAAACAAAGCAAAAGAAGAAGCAAAGAGTATTATGAATCATGCTATAAAAGAAGGTGAAGATGAGTCAGTACCAATCCTTAAGGTTGGAAAAGAGCAAAAGAATCAAATACTAGATTCATCAAAAGATGTATTTGATCATGCTGTAAAAATAGTTATTGAGAGGATAGTGAGTGTAAGTGGCAATAGTTAA